The sequence below is a genomic window from Candidatus Neomarinimicrobiota bacterium.
CAGCAATAACCACGGTGGCCCAGAGAATGGCCACAGGAATTGATAGTTTTGCACTCTTGGCAATTCCCTTCTTTATTCTATCTGGACAGCTCATGGGGCGTGGGGGCATTGCTAGGCGCTTGATTGAATTTGCAAAAGTTTTGGTGGGGATGTTACCCGGGGGACTGGCTTATGTGAATGTCCTGGCTTGTATGTTTTTTGGTGCGATATCTGGTTCGGCTGTTGCTGCAACATCAGCCATTGGTGGGTTTATGATCCCCATCATGAACAAGGAAGGATACGATAGGAACTTTAACACAGCGGTAACTGTAACTGCCTCAACCACAGGGCTTTTAATCCCTCCAAGTAATGTTCTTATTGTCTATTCCCTGGCCAGTGGAGGAATCTCAATTGCAGCGTTGTTTATCGCTGGATACGTTCCCGGGATTATGATTGGGATCGCTTTGATCCTGGTCGCTGCTTTTTTGGCAAAACGCCGTGGATATCCCAGGGGTGAGCGGGTTGCATTTTTACCAGGTGTAAAGAAATTATTAGATGCCATACCAAGTATGATGCTTATCGTGATCGTCATTGGAGGGATTATTGCCGGAATTTTCACTGCCACGGAAGCCAGTGCAATTGCTGTGCTCTACTCACTCCTGTTATCAGTGGTTTTTTATCGCGAGATTAAACCGTCTCAATTGCCAGAGATTCTCCTGAAAACAGTTGAGACGACAGCTATTGTCATGTTGCTGATTGGCACATCTTCCGCCATGTCCTGGATCTTATCCTACGAAAACATCCCCCAAAATATTAGTCAGGCCTTGGTATCATTGACTGAGAGCAAAATTGTCATTCTCATGATCATTAATCTGGTGTTGTTGGTTGTTGGTACTTTTATGGACATGACCCCTGCCATCCTGATTTTCACGCCAATTTTTCTACCCGTCGTGGCGGAACTGGGAATCAGTCCTCTGCATTTTGGGATTATGATGGTTCTCAATCTAAGTATCGGTTTGACGACACCACCTGTTGGCTCGGTTCTTTTTGTGGGCTGCGGGATCGGAAAAACAACAATTGGGGGCTTAACGAAGGCGCTATTGCCATTTTACGCTGTCATGGTTTTGGTACTGATCGCTGTGACATACTTCCCCTGGATCACTGAATCCTTACCTCGTTATCTTGGCTATTAAACACCTGAACTTTTAGATAAAGGAAACTGAGTTGAACAATCTATTCGATGTTAATGATCAGGTCATTGTGATCACCGGAGGGGCGGGCGTTCTAGGCAGCGATCTGGCCAGAGCCCTGTATGGTTTGGGAGCGAAGATTGCCATTCTTGATCTCAATGAAATTGCAGGGGATGAATTGGTGGTGGAGCTTCATAAGAAACCAGGCCAGGCCATCAGTTTGAAAACAAATATTCTGGAAGAAGATTCAATTGCAGCAGCGGCGGATGAGGTTGTGAATCGATTTGGTCGGATCGATTGCTTGATTAACGCGGGTGGTGGGAATCATCCCAAGGCAACAACGGGTCCAGACCTGAGCTTTTTCGATGTTCCTAAAGAAGCTTTCCAGTTTGTTTCCGACCTGAATTTGCTGGGCACTGTTCTGCCCAGTCAGGTGATTGGTAAGATTATCGCCAAACAGGAATCAGGAATTATTCTGAATATATCTTCGATGAATGCTTTTCGACCCCTCACACGCATTCCTGCTTATTCTGCCGCAAAAGCAGCTGTGAGCAATTTTACCCAGTGGTTGGCAGTGCATCTAGCTCAGGAGTATTCACCTAAAATCCGGGTGAATGCAATCGCACCTGGATTTTTCCTCACCAATCAGAATCGTTTTTTACTTACTGATGAGAAAACAGGCGAGCTAACAACCAGAGGCAAGCAGATCATTGATCATACACCCCAGGGACGTTTCGGAGATCCAGAAGATCTCATCGGAACCGTTGTATGGTTATTATCACCGGCTTCAATATTTATCACTGGTGTCGTAGTCCCCGTGGATGGTGGGTTTTCCGCTTTCAGTGGTGTTTAATACCCTTTAACAAGAAAATGGAATATATCCTACTATTGTGCAAGTTCATAGTCCCCTCCTGGTTAGGGCGGGGTACCTGTCCGCTCAAATAGAAGCATAACTAAAAATAATAATTTAAAAAAAATAGAATAATTGGAGCAAAAATTGACAAAGAATAAAGCAAATATAGGGGTTGTCGGGCTGGCAGTCATGGGGGAGAACCTCATTCTCAATATGGAAAGTAAAGGCTTTCAGGTTGCCTGTTTTAACAGAACTACTTCAAAAGTAGATGACTTTATTAATGGTCGAGCGAAGGGGAAGAACATCCAGGGGTATCATAGTCTCAAAGATTTCTGCCAGGGTCTAGAATCTCCTCGTAAGGTCATGCTCATGGTCAAAGCTGGTGGTGTGGTGGATGCCTTTATTGATCAGATCATTCCTTTTCTTGAGCAGGGTGACATCATTATTGACGG
It includes:
- a CDS encoding SDR family oxidoreductase; this translates as MNNLFDVNDQVIVITGGAGVLGSDLARALYGLGAKIAILDLNEIAGDELVVELHKKPGQAISLKTNILEEDSIAAAADEVVNRFGRIDCLINAGGGNHPKATTGPDLSFFDVPKEAFQFVSDLNLLGTVLPSQVIGKIIAKQESGIILNISSMNAFRPLTRIPAYSAAKAAVSNFTQWLAVHLAQEYSPKIRVNAIAPGFFLTNQNRFLLTDEKTGELTTRGKQIIDHTPQGRFGDPEDLIGTVVWLLSPASIFITGVVVPVDGGFSAFSGV
- a CDS encoding TRAP transporter large permease, whose translation is MDMSILVLIISFVVLLGLNVPIGFSIGLSTTFTMLFTIPMGPAITTVAQRMATGIDSFALLAIPFFILSGQLMGRGGIARRLIEFAKVLVGMLPGGLAYVNVLACMFFGAISGSAVAATSAIGGFMIPIMNKEGYDRNFNTAVTVTASTTGLLIPPSNVLIVYSLASGGISIAALFIAGYVPGIMIGIALILVAAFLAKRRGYPRGERVAFLPGVKKLLDAIPSMMLIVIVIGGIIAGIFTATEASAIAVLYSLLLSVVFYREIKPSQLPEILLKTVETTAIVMLLIGTSSAMSWILSYENIPQNISQALVSLTESKIVILMIINLVLLVVGTFMDMTPAILIFTPIFLPVVAELGISPLHFGIMMVLNLSIGLTTPPVGSVLFVGCGIGKTTIGGLTKALLPFYAVMVLVLIAVTYFPWITESLPRYLGY